The genomic region TATCATTATTTTTGCAAAGACACGTCTGAAGCCATCAGAGATCCTGGACGATGGAAGCCCCTTGAAAGTAGCGGCCATCCAGACAGACGGCATTACTGAGAAAACCGCTTCGAACGGTGTGCAAATTGGCAGCCCCCTGAAAGTGGCGGCCATCCAGACAGACGGCATTACCGAGAAAACCGCTTCGAACGGTGTGCAAATTGGCAGTCCCCTGAAAGTGGATGCTATCCAGGAGAAAACGGCATCTCACGGTATTATTGCAAACATTTCAGGTAAAGCAACAGGGCTTGGGGGTTCAATGGGGAACAGCTCAGATGGCTCCGTAAGGTGCGGTTACTTTCCATTTGTTATAATATCGGGATTAGATTCTGGATTCTTTCAGGTCATGCGTCCCGGTGTATATCATCTCTACGTAGACATGAGGAGTGGTGGAGGCACAATTAGTTCTATCCAAAAATGGACCGTAGGAGGGTCATCATCAAACATCGCAGCATCACTCACGGTCAGCAGTAATTCTCAGCTCAATGTTGGTACCGTAACACTTGCAGCGGGGGATATCATCGTAGTGCAAAATGCGTCAAATGCAGGAATTGTCACGCTGAAAAACAGCGATGGGATGTGCTATTGATGATTCTCGAAGTTTCCGACCTTCTGGCGATCGCGGCCATGCTTACCCCGGTGTATCTTGGCATGATCTGGAACGAGCGCCGGCTGTCAAAGCTCGAGCAGCATTGCGAAGACACGCACCCACAAGGAGGTTAAAACTATGTTTGAAAAAGGAAAGCCCTGGTGGGAATTGGACCCGTCAGAAATTCACGCGGGAGGATATGCCCTCATAACCCTGGCGCAAGGCCTAAACCCGCTGCGCAGGGAACCCGCAATAAAGTACAGCCAGATCGACACCCTGGACATTTCGCCAGAGTGGAAAGCAGATCTGAAACTCAAATATCATTACTACCTCGCAATGTACGAAGGTCCCGAACTGATCGCGTACTTGTTTACCCTGACACTTGGGGCATACAACGCCCTAAAATTTGTAGGATGGATACCATGAACACCCTTGAAAAAGTCCGAACCCTGGACATTGAAAGAAAAGAGATCGAACTCCGGATTGTTATCCGGGCAGCTGTTCACGCAGCTAAGCGGGACGGGATATCAATTACCCCGCCAGGGACCCTCAAAATCGAAACCCCGGACGGGACAGCCCGGCCTCTCACGGTTGAGGACCTGGAGAGCATCGCCGTCAATGATGTTTACCAGGATGCAGCCCGGTACGTTGAGATCGAGAACGCACAATGGACCCTCCTGGGCCTCCGGGATGCCGGGACCCATGAACAGCCCCCCCTTTAATCGCATTGCCACAAAAATCTTCTTTTTTTTCAAAAGTTGTATAGCATCTTTTGGTTTATTGCCGACGTAAGAGAAACCGTTATGGTTTGTCTCGATGATGGGAAATAATGAAGAAATGGTTACAGGTCTCACTCGTGATTCTCATCGCGATTTCCCTGGTAGCAATACCAGGTTGCACCCAGGCACCGGCCAAGCCGGTCGCGGTGATGACCGAGCTCACCACCACTCCGGCCCCTACCTCAACCACTGCGATCACGACAACTGCAACAGCTGCAGCTGTTCAAGCAACACCAACAAAGAGATTGGATATTGCAGCTGAGGATGCCAGGCAAAGATTACAATGCAATAACGGAATTGGAACATTAGATTATTGTTTGGAAGTTGCAGATAAGCAGGGCATACCCCGCGAAGTAATGAAAAAGTGGTTTTGCTCAAATAGTAACGCATGTTAAGAACACCGACGAGAGCCCGCTATCGCGATTCTGTGGGCAGTTTCACGCGATGATGACACATACATCGCGGGTAGTGGAAAAAACCCCTATTTTGACCCCCCCATTTTTAGAAAAATATAATATCCTCAACGATTTACAATAAAATAAGGGTCCGCGACCCGCCCGGAGTAATTACCCGGGTGGCTGTTGTGGTGAAAACCCGAATAGGTTGCGGAAATCCCTGAAAATCGCAGGGGCTCCAGAATGGGCTGTTTTGCGCAATCGGGACGTAAATTCCCGAATTGCGCAGAATAGACATTCTGCGAAGTCTGCGATTCTCAATCAGAAGCAGATTTATTCTCATCCCAATATTTTACAGGCAATAAGGCATGGTTGCTCTATTCAACAATATTGGTTTTTTCGGATCTGAGGGTACAATCGGACATCAAAGACAGGAAATGCCAACAGAAGACCGCTATTGCCCTTATCCACAATTAACGTCGGTACGAAATTGCATACCGTGGGTAAGGTGCCGATTTAGATAAACCACTTATAATTCATATCTGATTAAACACAAAAATTGTTTCATCAACCGGACGAATCATTTTGAAAAAATTATTTGCCGGAATCCAAATCAATCTGTGATTGATGACGGTATAATGTCGTATAAGGAATATCGAGAATACGGGAGATAGCTGCAAGAGAGATCTTTTTTTCCTGAAGTTCTTTTACCCGTTTCCAGGGAATCACTCGTTCCGGTCTGCCGAGATGTTTTCCCTCGGCTTTTGCCCGGGCCAGACCCAGTTTTGTCCGTTCGATCAGATTTTCCCGTTCGCGATCAGCTACCCAGGAGAAGATGGATAACATCAGATCGCGAAGTTTTTTATCATCGATCCGACTCCATGATTCTGCAGGTGAGAGAGACCAGACCCGCACCCCGGACTCCTCCAAAATTCGAACCGTGTTCAGGGTTTCAAGAAACGAGCGTCCCAGACGGGAGATTTCAAAAACGTACAGGGTAACCAATTCACCAGCAGACCGGTTTTTTATCACCTGCATCATCTTCGTGTACCCGTCACGATCTTCGATAGGTGAAATCCCCGAGATACAATCCACAAAGATGGATTCACGTAAAAGCCCTTCACTCAAAAGTAAGGAGATCTGGTTCTCAACATTCTGATCATCCCGGGAAACCCGGACGTACCCAATTTTTATCATAAGTCAACCCTTTTGATAAAAATATACTACCAAAAAGGTATTAATGTTTTGATAACATTAAACGGTCGTTTTTGGTTAGCATTTTTTAGGGAAAACCTATGAAATGCGGGTTCTTTTCATTTCAATAGGGGAATGTACCGATCATTTGGTGAAATGCCAACCGGAGCCCGCTATGAGAGTTGTTTATTAGCACCGTCGAAAGAACTAACGGACTCATTCCAGAAAGCAATGAGAATATTTCCATAGGTGAACGTCTGCTGGCTGAACCGATTCCGCAAGCAAATCCGCTAGTAAAATTGAGATCACACCGATCATGAAATTGCGGTTACACCAGATCAAATGTCTAAAAACAATTATAGCTCGACTGATTTTAGGATAACCGATAAACGACAGCAGAATCAGAGAAATCGAAAATCGATAAGATTGCGAGATTGCATTTACGAGGTAAAACCCGACTCTTTATTGACAGATTTCTAGAACTAGATCTGAACCGGGTACGGGGACACAACCAGTTCCTGGAATTTCCATGGGGTTTTAAAAATTATCTTTATCCGTGAGAAAAATATATGGAACATAGTAATCGGGGGTAAATCTGGGAAATCACAGATTTCCTGAACCCCCGGGACGTCTCCGACATTTTCGACTAATTCTCGGTAGTGCGGATTATGAAGATCCTTGAACAAAATCAAGACGGGCAGAAAGGGATGGACACAAACATTCTTTGAAAACTTACAGGAATATGATTTAAATTGTGTTGGCTTTACGATAGGAATGGCTGCCGGAATAAACCTGAAATTCCGGCTCCCTGCTCTTTAATTTTCTCCTTTCGAATTGACGACATCTCAAAAGAAAGAGACAGTCTACTCTAGATCTTCTGGTCATCGGTACAACTGATTTAGGTGAGGAGTTCAACAGAACAAACAGGTTAATAATCATAAAAAACCTGCAGAGAATAGAGCTCTCCCTGATTTGACTACAGAATGCACACATCAATCGTATGATATGGGCGTTGCATCAACGAGGTTTTGGCCAATTTGAGTAGAGGTACACACAAGTAATTGGAATTTGGGATGTTGCGTAATTGTGATAAAAGCCAAACAGAAATTGCGTAAAATGCGTTGAACGAGCGGTATTCTAACTCAATTCTCCAATCACCGCACTAATAAAACATTAAATAAACCATATGATGCTATACAAAAAATGGTATTCGAAATCCTTTTTTTAACAACAATTTGATCTCAACAGATGGGCTCTCAATACCCATGGACAAAAATGCTCCAAGTGATTTAAAAAAGAGAGAACTTTGGAATAGAAAAGTATGAAACACCTGTACCCTAACCATGACATATTTTTTTATTAAGGGGAATCATTGGTAATATGTGATATGACAGACGCAACCCAGATGCTGACACCAAAAGATGTGGCAGACAAACTGGGAGTCCACCAGAAAACGGTTCACCTGTGGCTTCGTTCCGGAAAACTTCAGGGAATTAAGATATCATACCGGGCCTGGAGGATTCCCAAAGAATCCCTAGATTCCTTTATTGAAGCCAACAGTAACAAACCGGGTAAAGCGGGAGGAAAAATACCTGTAGAAAACCTCCAGGAACAAAAAGATACAAAACAAGTAACGCTGATGGAAGATAAAAAAGAGGAAATATCTAATATTCAGTCAAAAATGAAATATTATATTCGTGACATAATGGGTGAAAAATCATCGGAAAATAAATAACAAATATTCTATTTGCGCGCTCTTTTTAATTTCGTGCAGTATGGAAGAGCCAAAATAATTCCCAAAAGGATAGAGAAAATCATCCTGATTTTAATCTCATCAACCGGAGTATGGATGTACTTACAGTGTGAGATTTACTAGGACATTCATTTCAGAATCAAGATCAGAGTTCCACCAACAGTCTCTGGTGCTTCTCTGTTCATATTTCATAAACAATTCATTTTTGCAAATTGCCGGGGAACCGAGTTTACTCACACTTCCCAATAATGATAAGGTTATGATTGAAATTCGGATGGATAAATCTGACAAGATCGAAGGTGTGTTGAAGATAGGATCCGCTTAATAATAGAATCCGTTACCATTACAAGAATTATGATCTCCACTGAATCATTCGACAAATATAATTCCAGCTCTCTAGGACATCTCAATATTGAGAAACGGCAAAAAGGAATGATGTTACAGATTATCTTTTCTTAGCGATCTCTTTGATTTAAATGCGAATTCTTCAGGTTTTGAGATCATTACTGAACTGTCTTTCAGACCGGGAACTTATTTTCCAAGAGTTTTCACTCGGAACAAATAATATCATTGAACATTTGAGCCATTTCCTGACGATAAGTACCACATGTAATTTCATTATTCTCCTCTGTAGAAAACCTTGATCCAGACAAATTGTATAAACCGGTCAAGGTTAGCGAAAATGATCTTGCACGAGATTTCCATTTTCTGGATCTGGAATATCCGGAATCTCAGGTCAGCCCTGAATCTCCGTTTGATGACAGAGAACTGGTTTTAATCAGGAACAGTTTTCGATAGCGATTTGAATCAAAGTTCTTAGTCATTTCTTTTCGATATTTTTCCCAGGCATGTTCAGTATCTTTACCTGATCTTGTTGGAATAATTGAGTTCGCATTCAGAGTTACACGGATATATCGTTGCATTTTCTCGGAATCATAACCCCAGTTCATGACATAACACTGAGGTTTAAGGGGTTTGTGACATTTTTTCAGAAAAGAGAAAGCATGTCGGGAATCATGAATTCGATAATAACCTGCTGATCAGTATCAACAACAATCGAAGTTTTCAGGAAGTGTTTCCGGTCTTACCGGTTCGTTCTGAAAATAATAGTTGCAGATCCCACTCGGAAAACCGGATGAGTCGAAGGAAGTTATGGGAATTTTTCATCGAACGTCAGAACAGGTTCACCATTTTTCTGGAGGTCAAGAAGATAACGAGATTCTACCCGTGAGAGAAATTTCTGGATCTTGGTGAAATGAGGTGATTCGGTTGATCAAGAATTTCCTGTACTCCCACCATAACTCCGATATTTTCGATGAATTCCCGGTATTGCTGGAAATAGTAATTCTTGATGAGAACAAGAGCAAGAAACGGATGAATTTAGATCAAATTCGATTATTCTTTGAAATGGGGGCATAGGTCACGTTGACGTTACTATTGACAACGCTGCCCGGACAAACCTGATATTCCCGCTCGCTTATCTCATAATTGGCTCCGTTCGCTTATGACATATCAAAAAAGGCACGATAATTTAGATCTCCCGATCGTCGGTACTACTCGTTTTTAGATCAGGTTTTCTACTGATATCAATAGGGATCCTGCGAAAACGAAAGACCCCACAGGTCTTTTATAAAAAAATAAACCACATAATGCTATACAAAAGAGTCAAAATTTTTACTAAGAGAGAATATAAGGTACACAAACAGGGACGTAAAACAAATGGACGAGGAGAATATCCAGCAGGAAATTAACAAATATAAAAAATTCAAGAAAGTGGATGGCGCCACGTACCGGAAAGTGAACCACTTCCTGCGAAAACGCACCTATATTACTGCACGGGAATGGGCACTTGCCCGCCTCTGCACCGATTTCCGGACTTCCGGAGGGGCAGAGATGACATTTATCGGAAAACATCTTCCCGAACTGGTTCCGTTCATGGAAGACACGTACACCCCCCAGGCAGTCAACCAGGCCCGCAATTCCTTCAAGAAAAAAGTGAGAAAAGCGAGCGCTACTTTTTTTTACGGTGCAATGTGCGGTTTTTTCACGACCGATGAGCTCGATGACCTGCTCTTTGAGGCGAGCGAAGTTGCTCGATTTCTCCTGGAAGTCGAAGGAACAACCCTCGATATCGATGAGGAGATCGATATTGAAGACCGTATAACAACAGTGATGAGGAGCGTAGGAGAGGCAGCAAAAACAATACTCAAGACACGGGGAGAAGAAAATGATCACCTATTACCTTCACCTTGTGCAACCATTTCTCTGCCGAATACGAACCTGTCGGGCTCACCGGGTATCGTTGATTCCGATTGCCCTCAAAATGATGGATATGAATCCATTCAGATACCAACCTACAGTAAAAATGAAATGCGCTCAATCGAAAACAACCCCACAATTGCTCATGATAATCAAGCAAAAATAAATCCTGATAACAATAATCCTGATGGAAAAAAAGATGATAGGATGCACCAGGTATGAAAATCATTCAGGTTGTCGGCCGTTCAAATTCCGGTAAAACGACGTTCATCAGAAACCTTATCCCGGAACTCAAAAAAATCGGCAGGGTTTCTGTTATAAAACATCTTGGTGATCATGACTACCATCTTGAAGAAGGAAAAGATACTACCTTTTTTTTCGAGGCCGGTGCGGATATTGCCGTAGGTATCGATGCGGTGAAATCGGTGGTGGCTGTCCGGAACAACTCGCTCGAAGATGCATTGAGATTGCTGGACGGGATGGGGATGAATTATACAGTAATTGAGGGTTTCAAACAACACCCTTTTCCCAAAATTGTGATCGGCAACCTTGAGATAGAAAAGTGTGTTCTTATCAACCCGACCGTGAATCAGGTTGTAACAAATCTCGATCTTTTTGAAGACTATCCCATATAAAAAAAATTCCGGGGAATGCGAACATGACAGCAGTAAAATTGCAAAAACAATTGTTTGGGACAAACGGTGTGAGGGGTGTAACCGGTAAAGACATTACCCCGGAACTGATGATCGCGGTTGGTCAGGCCCTTGGAACCATGAGAAAAGGGCATATCGCGGTTGGAAGGGATACCCGTACATCGGGAGAGTCCCTCATAAAATCGGTTAAAGCCGGCCTCCTTGCAATGGGGTGCGATGTAACAGACTGCGGGATCCTTCCGACACCCGCCCTCCAGTATCTTGTCCGGGAACATTTTGACGGGGGCGTGATGATAACCGCTTCCCATAATCCTCCCGAATACAACGGGGTCAAGATCATCGAACCTGACGGAACTGAAATGGGTGATGAAGAGACAATAAAACTCGAAACATTGATCTTCAGCCGTTCATTCACTCCTGCAAAATGGGAAGATGCGGGCTGTGAAGCCGTGGCTCCCCACCTCATCCGGGAGTATTCTCAGGCAATTGCAGAGCATTTCCCGAACCTACCAGGTAAAGAAATGACCGTTGTTGTTGATCCCGGTTCAGGACCGGCCTGCAGTACAACCCCCCCTATTCTCATGAAACTGGGCTGCCGTGTTTTAACCATTAATGGTATCCTTGACGGAACCTTTCCCGGGCGGCTTCCCGAACCCTCGGCCGAGGGACTTGCGCGCCTGTCAGAACTGGTTATCAGCAGCGGGGCAGCGTTTGGTGTTGCACACGACGGGGATGCCGACCGCGCAGTCTTTATCGACGAAACGGGAAAATTTGTTGAGGAAGATCAGCAGTTTGCTCTTATTGCCCAGTTCATCTGTCGCAGGAAACCCGGGACGGTCGTAACGCCGGTCAGCACGGGGCAAGTTGTTGAGATCGTGATCGGGCAGGAGGGCGGGACGGTTGTGTATACACCTGTTGGCAGCATCTATGTCGCCCGTACGATGCGTTCATTGCTGGAAAAGGGAGCGAATGTTATATTCGGAGGCGAAGGGAACGGAGGCCTTATTTTCCCCGATCACCAGTTCTGCAGGGATGGCGGCATGACAGCAGCTATGATGGTGTCCATACTCTCATCAACAGGTAAAACATTATCAGAGCTAATCGGGGAACTGCCCAGAAGATATGTCCTCAAGGATAAGATCAGAACACCGAAGGGAAAAGAGATCCTTGAGAGGATGACAAAGACCTATTCCCATGAAAAGATCGATCTGACAGATGGTGTCAAGATCATCCGGCAGAATACCTGGATTCTTGTCAGAGCATCCGGAACCGAGCCGATAATTCGTATCATTGTCGATGCAGAAAATTTCGATACATGCCGTGACTTCCATAATGAGATCAAACAAAAAATCCTGACATACAACTGAATCACGAAAGATCAATGGCGCTATATTATTCCCATATCGGTTACAGGTATTTTTAGGCATTCCGGAATTTTTTCCCCTACATATTTGCTGCAGGGCTAATTCCATCGGAATTCCGATATTTCTTTAAAATCGCTAAATATTGTCCAGTATGTTAAAAAAAAAATAAATTAGGCCTGATTCTGATCGAAATGTTTATCAATAATTTAATCTAATTCA from uncultured Methanoregula sp. harbors:
- a CDS encoding DUF5806 family protein, coding for MDEENIQQEINKYKKFKKVDGATYRKVNHFLRKRTYITAREWALARLCTDFRTSGGAEMTFIGKHLPELVPFMEDTYTPQAVNQARNSFKKKVRKASATFFYGAMCGFFTTDELDDLLFEASEVARFLLEVEGTTLDIDEEIDIEDRITTVMRSVGEAAKTILKTRGEENDHLLPSPCATISLPNTNLSGSPGIVDSDCPQNDGYESIQIPTYSKNEMRSIENNPTIAHDNQAKINPDNNNPDGKKDDRMHQV
- the glmM gene encoding phosphoglucosamine mutase, with the protein product MTAVKLQKQLFGTNGVRGVTGKDITPELMIAVGQALGTMRKGHIAVGRDTRTSGESLIKSVKAGLLAMGCDVTDCGILPTPALQYLVREHFDGGVMITASHNPPEYNGVKIIEPDGTEMGDEETIKLETLIFSRSFTPAKWEDAGCEAVAPHLIREYSQAIAEHFPNLPGKEMTVVVDPGSGPACSTTPPILMKLGCRVLTINGILDGTFPGRLPEPSAEGLARLSELVISSGAAFGVAHDGDADRAVFIDETGKFVEEDQQFALIAQFICRRKPGTVVTPVSTGQVVEIVIGQEGGTVVYTPVGSIYVARTMRSLLEKGANVIFGGEGNGGLIFPDHQFCRDGGMTAAMMVSILSSTGKTLSELIGELPRRYVLKDKIRTPKGKEILERMTKTYSHEKIDLTDGVKIIRQNTWILVRASGTEPIIRIIVDAENFDTCRDFHNEIKQKILTYN
- a CDS encoding helix-turn-helix domain-containing protein, with protein sequence MTDATQMLTPKDVADKLGVHQKTVHLWLRSGKLQGIKISYRAWRIPKESLDSFIEANSNKPGKAGGKIPVENLQEQKDTKQVTLMEDKKEEISNIQSKMKYYIRDIMGEKSSENK
- the mobB gene encoding molybdopterin-guanine dinucleotide biosynthesis protein B, which codes for MKIIQVVGRSNSGKTTFIRNLIPELKKIGRVSVIKHLGDHDYHLEEGKDTTFFFEAGADIAVGIDAVKSVVAVRNNSLEDALRLLDGMGMNYTVIEGFKQHPFPKIVIGNLEIEKCVLINPTVNQVVTNLDLFEDYPI
- a CDS encoding recombinase family protein, whose product is MIKIGYVRVSRDDQNVENQISLLLSEGLLRESIFVDCISGISPIEDRDGYTKMMQVIKNRSAGELVTLYVFEISRLGRSFLETLNTVRILEESGVRVWSLSPAESWSRIDDKKLRDLMLSIFSWVADRERENLIERTKLGLARAKAEGKHLGRPERVIPWKRVKELQEKKISLAAISRILDIPYTTLYRHQSQIDLDSGK